DNA sequence from the Vicia villosa cultivar HV-30 ecotype Madison, WI linkage group LG3, Vvil1.0, whole genome shotgun sequence genome:
AGAATTTTGATTAATCTAAAACATGATATTATATTTGATGAAGTTAAAATTGATATTCCTCTTAGTTTGTTGAATTTTAGTTATAACCTGGTTGTTATGAAACATGTTCCAGATATTGTTCTCCACAATACTGCACATTTTGACAAGTCTAGTTTGGTTACTGGTGGCAATGTGTTTGACGCCCCACTAATGTATGAGTCGGTATGAAACCATCATCTCAATCAAAAGACGAATGCTGAAGAAACCCAGGAAACCAATATGGGAGATCAAGATGTTGATAAAGATGAGTCAAACAATTAGTCTGGCATGTTGGAGATGGAGTCTCCAATTCGTAAGGAGAATGATGATGTGACCCCAGAGAATAATGTTGAAAATGATGTTGAGAACATTTTTACCAACAACGCTGAAAACAATAGTGATAATTCTGTGAGTGATGATGATCATGTCCATGAAGATGTTGAGGTTGATAGTGTTGTAGCCCATGTTGATATTGTTAATAACaataataagaaaagaaaatctgcataaaaaataaagaaagatgatGCAGTAGAAGATGTGGAGGAAGATGTTAATGACAAATTGAATGACATAAAGGGGCCTCTGAATAAAAAAAGTAATGAGATTGTTACTAGAAAGAAGATACAACTTGTAGAACAAGACTATACTCAAATATGAAATTCTATTCTCGGAGGGAAAAATGTTGGACCAGATGCTTGGGATAACGTGTACATCTGGTTTATGACAGATGACAGATTTCAGAGAAAGATGTCAGACATAATGTCCGAGACATTGTATACCAGAAAAAACCAATTTACAAGATATATGATAAACGAAAAAAGCAAATAAATAACATAAGGGAATTGGTAACCCAGTTTGGTGAAACAACACCTACGTTTAGAGGACACTCTGATCGCGTGTATCCGCAAGTATATAGATTTATCATAGTAATATAAAGAGTGTCGAATGCACAGAGACCTAATAGTCAAAATATCGTTTTCTATTGTTAGAGTGTTTATCTAAggctaataaaaataatgttggagtagtgcaaataaagtaaataaaaaagtTGAATTAATATAAGAAATGCAATGTTCGAATATGGATCTCATCAATTCGCTGATACTCTTGATGTTCATAAATTTAGTTTCTACGGGACAATTTTTTCTACTTTGAAAAGAACTAATTGAACAGGAACTGTCGCTTTCGCGTATTCAGAACCGAATTTTACTCTCTAAATTATGTCGTTCACTATCACGGTGACATGCACTTATTgcgttaaataaataaaacctatTTAATTAATTCGACTCTTTACTAGTTGAAAAGTTGCTTTGATTGGAAAAAATACTTTAAAGGGTTTTCGACGTGCGCATCGGAAAACCGTACCCTAAACTTACAAACGCGTTCGCAAATAGGTTTAAAAGTACTTTATTACAATATTTAtattcctaattaattaaaaaatggcttttgtgatttttattaattaaaaactaaACAATCTTATTCTTTTGTACCGTACGATTTTCGATCTTACCCGACGTATAAACAGTTCTATTTTTGTAGTAACTGACAAAATGAAGGTtagaaaaattataattaaaaccaaaacagATCCGATGGAATTTCTCAAAGAACACCCATTTAGAGTATCGTCGAATTGACGGTGCTTACATTCTAACACTTGTAAATTTAGTTGGATATAATTACTGTAAAAGAAGAAGGTTTTGTTTGGAAGATGAAATTGAACATAATGATAAATAAGGTGATGCAATAAAATAAACGTGCGAGGAAAATAAATAgactaaatataaataaagttGAATTAAATGAAAACCTGCTCTGAAGAGGCTTGAATCTGATACAGGAAATAAATTAAAGGAAATACTtgaatgcggaaagtaaaataaCAACAATATAAAATGCTTCAAATAAAGGTGCTCCAATCTCCACAACAACAAAGGCTTAAACAGTGTTATAACCCCTCGATGTGACGAGTCATTCCTTTTAATAGGTAATTTTTTTTCTAGAGTTGTGCTAAGGTTGAATGCTTCAAAAGTGAATAATTAAgtcctatttataataaaaataaaccctaaaatgttaGTGGAAACTGCAAGATTCGTGTGAGGGTTTTTAGGGTAGAAAGGAGGAAGTGGAAAGACTTGGCCAAGCCCAATCCAACTGCAGCGATTTTCGATGGGTGGCGGCCGCCACACCTCCATGGCGAACGCCACGCTCTTAAAATGGGAAAGACTTGGTCTTCTGAATGTTGAGACGTGAACCACTAATGGCCACCTGTATGGTGAACAACCTAGTGGTCACCTTGAGTGCAAACAACTCCATTTCTTCCATTTTTTCGTTTTGCTTCGTTTCTTTGCATATGACTCATAAATAGCAAAAATACTTGAAACACACACAAATACTAGCATAAAAAGAGGAAAtgtagaaaaaatgaaaataaaacacgCACAAATCGAGTCAAATAAACAGTGTAATTACGTGTCATCACACTGTacccaagaaaggaaattcactatttTGAATTAGTACAATTAGTTTTATAGGAACAACAACCCCATGTTATTTAATTCCATTTCCCAATCCTATTTactttctatttaggactcccTATAGAACTATAATATTTACACCCAATAGTCAGAAGGACAAATAAGCTTACTCTAAACTCTCCCAATTCAAGGCCAATTTTCTAATACTTCTCGTGAAACTTTATTATACACCCCCTAAATATAAGAACTCTTCCACTTTCACTCAAACACCCTTCCAATTGTTTCGACAATTACAATATGATTGAAAAGATGAAGCAATCATACCATACAAATACTTTGGTCTCAAGCTTATAGAATGAGTATTTACAGAAAAAAAGTATTAGACCCTATTTCTTAAGATATGAATTCAGGCCTAGAAACAAAGACTAAAAAAATAGAAACCCTAACACAAAGAGTCTCCAATACATGCACACCTCACACTCTAGGTTTGAGTCTCCTTAATATCCATGCTAACTCTAGGCTTTTCTCCTTGAATAAGAACGCTTCTAGAAATATagagaaattgattttattttattttccacaaaaaccttcaaaaagatATTATTAGATTTGATTCAAATTCAAGTTTAAATCTCCAAATAAAATTGAATTCATCTCACCCattctttaacaaaaaaatcaaataaatcaattcTAAAAGATAGCCACCAATCTGTTGCAAAATATCTAGAATTTACGctcagaacaacaacaatcataacCTGCTGTCAAAGGCCAGATATTGCACACATGCTAGAAGATTTGGTTCGATATCTGTCCTTTTGACATAATTTTGAATCTTATAACAAATCAAATAATATCTTTGCTTAATATAGCTCATAATTTCAACTTCTCAAGTAAAGGATTCAGAATAAATCTCTTGCTAGAACTAAACCACGCAAACACCCATATATATCGTGTTGTATTATTTGATTGAAGATCAACCATATCATATCCTTGTATAAGGGGGCTTGCGAGTCTTTCCTACTAAAATCTCTCAACATATATTGGAAACTCTTAAAGATCAATTCTTGAGGACAAGACtaagtttttttattaaacatgtATAATTCCcgatgttcttcttcttcccttaacTCTTTTAAATTCCTGCAATTTATTttctacattttatttttatcttctaagttttttaaaaatattttcaaactctgatcttatttctcaaagtttttcaaaatcgTGTTTTTCCAAACCAtacaattcaccccctcttgtgtgtgaagtctcaagtccaacaagTTAGAGTGCTTGTAACACTGAATGAATGTTAAAATGGAGTTTCTAATAACTGCGAGATCGTACGAATTTGGTTCTCTTATTACACCTTCTATCTATCTAACATCATCGTGTATAGTTAAGTTCTTTCTTGTTGGAGTTTGTTTATACATTATTATGTATTAGATGTATTTGAGATCATAGCGTTATGCTCGGATTAATGAAAAAACATATTTGATCTTTAAGTTTTTTTCTTAATTCATGGTATACAAGTATCATGCTTGTGAATCTATGAAGTGCCGAAAGGGTCTCAAAGGTTTAGACCAAAGGAAAATCGTGTTTATGCCTTGAAGGATGTGATTGTTTATAACATGATATGCGGATCTAAGTGATGTCAATAGGTAATGTTAGATTTATACGTAGGTGATGATCTATCATGATCTAGAGTCTATACATAGATCTATATATGGTATTCACATATATTGTTGAAGTTTAATGTTATCATATTGTTTATTTGACTAAGATATCGTTCAACAAACAATATAGTTGATATATCAATATTATTTCAGACATAGATAACATTGCTAAACTCCACGTGGATGTTGCAGAAGATGAAAGCTCTTAGGGTTCAGAAAGAGTGAAGTGGTGAAACGATTGTTGGGATGATACTTTTGGTTTTCCTTCTGAGATTAAAACACTGACATTTTAATTTCTGATTTAAATCCATATTAAATATTgggttttcttttatttaatacCGTTAAATTTTGGGACCCACAATAGCTTGGGAAATCACAACCATGATGGCAGGTACATGCACGTTACTAACATGAAGACTAGTTAGTAGTAGTCACGATGACGCTGGCGTATGTAAAATGGTTTGAATAATGTTTGTGAGTTTACTAAGAAAAAACCTCCTTTATTCCACATTGCAAATAAGATCGAAAATGGCATTTTTAGGGGCATTTGTTAGCCTGCTATTTTCGACTTAGACTTTTCTACATGAATGTGAGATACGAGATGGATATAAATGCTAAGTGTAGATAGCCAAAGTCTCGATTTCGACACCAAGTGGACTTTGAGAGATTCGAAAAAATGGACTTTTTGAGAGACATGATTGGGTGACTTGAAGACATTTTCGATAGCAATGACAGTTTAAAACAGTTCAAGAACCAAAGACATGTAGAAGCACATCAGAAGACAAAATCCCACGTAGCAGAATACATGTCGAATACTAGAGAGATAGCTGTTATCGATAGCTATTGTTAGACATAGTATATAAGTAAATTTTGATGTTGTAAAGCAGGTTCACatttcattttgatttttttaaaactcaTACATCCGAGTCACAGAGGTAAAGAACTTGTGAGAATTGTATGAACTTCGTCCCACTCTTAATTCAAGAATTTTTATCCAATTGCTTTATCATTTTCCTTTATTTACTTTATCCATTTAAGCACTTATGTGTTTACTTTCTTTCATCTTTACATTGAAAACCTTTCATCACTAATACATTTTTTCAAACGATTAACACAAAGTGTCCTTTAGAATTTTTTGAGTTTTATCCTGCAAGTGAATTAAAACTCCCGATTGTTTACCAAAAACATTAGTAAACACAAAGATGATCACAAAAAAAGAAATGTCCATTCCCAACAACGCCAAATGTTAAAATAATAAATGTCATGCGCGTTTGATATGCCATTTCTTCCAGTTCCTCCTGTCGAACATCCTTGACCTTGACCGAGAAGTATACATAATCATCTTCACAAACAAAAGGCCAAAACTCCCCAACTTTTGAGGACGCGACCGACAAAAAGTTAAAGAGACGAGGTGATCGGAGTTGATGGTGAACCTTCTCTGGCCTTTCATCTTATCTACAGATCATAAAATTAGCAAGTTGAAGAAATAATCACCaatgaatcattaaaaaaaagaagaaatttcCTACGTTACTTGCCgaacatgacccacttcctctCTTTTGTAGATGCTTCCACTAACAAACACATTTCTATGaatcatttcttttctttctttggaaCCATCCCAAAAGGAGAAAAACCATCAATTAAACATAAATCTTCAAAAAAGGCTATCGATTTCCTCTTCAAATACGTATCGTATTGGGACAAGTCGGCCAAGTTGTAGACATAAGACCCGATGCCCGTCAAGAAATGGCTCTGGCGCTAGAAGAAGATTCAACTTGAACATCAAAAGGAAACTAAAATTCTAGATTGCATATGTTAGTGTAAGCCAACTTGGTAAGGAGGTAACCAGGTAATACCAGTCCTTGAAGTTCTTCACATTATCAGAATAAACCTCGAACATCTTACTAATCTTCCTGAGAGAAATCAACCCTTGACCCCGCACCGAGTCTGCGAAACTGTAATGGGCTTTAAAGAGATGAAAAAAGAGTTTCAAGGTCACGACACTTTTCTTGTACTCAAATCATTGGTGGAAAACTTTGACGTAAGACCGACTCACTAGGTGCAATTGTGAAAGAGCAATTGTCATGTGATTTAGGACGCCCACCTTGGAGTCTTTAAAAGGAAGGAGAAAATCTATTAAGGAAAACATTTAGTCTTAAAGAAGGATGACTCGCCCACCATACTTGCTAGATATCATCTTATTTCCTTTGGGAGGAAGCATCCCCTAGTTTGAGATAGGACCCACCTTGATAAAGGTGTGATCCAAACCACCTTTTCTAGTGAAGGCAAAAACGATATCCAATGCCTCTTGATCTACCCACATGGCCTAGTTTTCCCCTATCGTGTTCTGGTCTCCTGGGCGAGAGTTATCCACAAAGATTGTTAATATATTAAAGAAGTGACCATAAGTGGAAGTACGAAGTCCACATAAATTTAAGCTTCGCACCCTTATTAAAGGTCATCTATGACGATAGATATTTCCAAGTGCAAGACAAAAAGGACCAAAAAACTAACATCTTTTAAAGTAGATATCACCATCCACCGTTCCACAATAGATGGCGATTTTCTCCTTCAAACCTTCCATAACTCTCTTCTACAAAAATCCtagtaaaacaaacaaatatagaAGAAAATGAAGGTTTTGAGGCGTTAGCTTGAAAAGGTTGAACTTGATAATTCACACGTTGTGTGCTCGTCCAAAAGAGATAGCGTAAATGCGTCAAAATGATGGTCGATTGGATGATATTGACAAAGATAAAATGGGTTGTAAACACGGAAGAATAGCTCTTAAGATTCACTACGGAAAAAAAGGGAGATGGTAACCCCATAACTCCTCATATATTCTCTAACAAAGTTGATTGTACAATCCACAGTAGTAGACGTCAGGCGGCACGAAACACACCACCAATGGCCGAGATCTTGCCTTAGACCGTTCATAACACTTTAGTACCTAGTAAATTATAACACGTCATTGTTGTCAGACATACGGTTACACGCTGGGATTCCCATGCGAAACATTGCTAAGCACGAGGGAAATATTCAATGCGATTGTTCTCAATATTATTGATGTCCCATTAAGTCTCTTCCATTTCCTTTTGTTAAAGTCGGGCTGAAGGCAAGTATGACAAGCTCTCGTTCTACGAGCAGGAAGAAGGACTTGAGGGAATTGTTTCAGGCTGCTCATACGACCCACAATGAGAATATCAACAACAAGCGTTGCAAAGAAAGACGCGCAAACAAGTGAGACCTCACCCCTACCAAAGACACGTGACTCCGGCCTTTAGCATATTTCCTACCGTTGGATTTGATCGAACGACAACTCACATAAGGTGCCAGATCTCATGAAGACTGTTTTAACTGCTCACATTATATAAAACACAACATGAACCATTTTAAGTATTCTTTCAATCACACACTTAaactacattttaattcattattgaTTATTTGAGCGTTCGTACTAAACTTATAAGTCTACTTCCACTCCGTTGTAACAGAAACTTACTCCTCCACATCAAAATTCTATTTAATTCAATCTTCATCTATTTATAGTTCCTTTCCAAAACATTATTGGTAATAATATCCAGAATACTTAGTAGTTTTGTACAACCTGGATTTATGAAGGACAAGAAACCAACTGTTTCAATAAGTGTCTAGTTTCAGAACATACAAAAGCGCAACCAGCTGTTCTTAACATTGTTTGTCCTTTGATAGTTTTGTCTTTGCTTAACAACAACCGAGTCATTAATACTAGCAGTCTTATGAATGCTCAAAGCATATATGAACATGATTGTTGGCAGTATGTTCTCTAATAGCACATCGAAAATGCATTTTCAATAATTCCAGCTCAGATAATAAAAAGTCCACAGCCTACATGCGAGTAATAATTTATTCATAGCTGAGTATTGATTTCTACAAAATCTTCTTAGAGTAAATCATCAATTCTTGATTTTCACATTAGTATCCTCttagaaattataaataaatcgaACCAATTTCCAGTTCCAAGTGTTGAAAATACTAACATCTCTGTATTATACAACTCACACGCGTTATTAATTATTGTTAGAAAATGAAAAAACAGTACCTAAAAACCAGAAAGCTATGGATACTTAAAGATTCCACTTCAAATGTCACCGAACAAACCACGCCGATACACGCGGTAACTGTTATCTCAAATCTCAATCACATGTTTAATACTAAAAACttcaattaatttcaataattaaCATAACACATTATTAATATTTCACACAAAAGTTTCTATAGTTAATGCAAAAAGCTGGCTTCTTTGTCCTCATTCCTTCGTGTGCATGTGTCAACTACGCATATAAATACTTCAAATCAATGATACCTCTTCATAAAATTTCTCTACCTCTTTCTTCCTCCCCACAATTAGTTAGAAAAACTTAGAACAAAGAAAACAAGTTTAAAAAAATGGTAGGTGTTTTTCGTCGTTCAGCTTCGTTTCCAAACAAAAATCCTAACCGTCCATCGCAAAAGCCATCAATATCACACCACATAAGATCCATAAGTCTTCCCTGCAGATCTCATCCGTTGATTTCTCAGATCAAGGATGAGATCAACGGTCTCAAATCCTGGACTAATTCCGCTACCAAATTAACATCCAAAAGCCTCTCCAACGGTTTAACACTTCTCAAACAAACACATGAAACCTTTCAAGATATTCTCCAACTTCCGCAAACACAAGACTCTCTTCGCTTCCACCCTGTTTGGGTCGAGAAGCTTCTAGAATATTCTCTCCGTTTCGTTGACGCTTACGGAATGTTCCAAAcgtccattttatctcttaaagaAGAACATTCCTCGGTTCAAATCGCGATAAGGAAACGAGATGAATCAAAACTAGTTCTATATTTGAAAAGTAAAAAGAAATTGAGTAAGGAAATTGAGAAGCTAGCTTCGGGAATCCAATGTGTTAACTTTGGTGTTAAGCAACAACAACTGAATGTTCCTGTTTGTTCATCTTCTACAGAGTTGTTGTCAATTGCAGATAGTGTTGAACTTGGAGGTGTGATTGAAGATGTAATGAGTTTAACGGTTTCTGTTTCGGTTGCGGTATTTAACAGCGTAGCAATGTCGTTTGGTTCGAGGAGATTTTCGTGGGTGAAAATGGTGAGAAAAGGTGGGAGTTATAAAGAGTGTGAAGGGATTGAAGAGATTGAGAAGCAGTTGAATGAGGTTGAGAATATAGGGAATTTGAAAAAGAAAGGAGAGGAAGAAGTGAGAACGGTTTTGAAGAGAATGCGTGATTTAGAAGAATGTATTTGCGGCGTTGAAAGTGATAGTGACAAAGTTTTCAGAGCTTTGATCAATTCACGCGTTCTTCTTCTCAATACTCTTACTCTCTCGCactagataattttttttttctttcttttttctgttAATCAAAGATATAATATACTCCAACAAATattcttttaatgtttttttacttATGTAAGttatcatacatcatatacatgcaAAACGCAAAACTTAGATGACAGCGCTTAGATTGTTTCCCCCTATCATCAATACTctgttctttttttcttttcattttactATAGATAGGCTTCTTGCCACCCTAAATTGTAATAAACTACTATTAATTAATTAAGGATACCATACACCGCTGTACTTTTGATCACCGTTGTCATCTCAAATGATCACAAATGATGGagtttggatcctctccttcaattTCTCCTCTCCAATTATCTCCTTCATAATTtcatctctatctctctctaacactttctctctcttcttctctttattattatttttaagtttttaataTTGTATTGCACATGTTTTAATTGAAGGAGAAGGAAGGATGgaaggagaggatccattgtGCAAATGATGTAATAtgctttaataaaaaatatgaaagtaTAATTGTTGGGGAATCAAATGTGTGTCACCTAAGAATTTTCTTATAAGTTATCGTCTCTATTGAAGAGATAAGTAgtcctttaaaataaaaaacaagttgTACGTTATAAAATCCATTATTTGTTGTATGATAGATATGATATAAGATAGGTATAATGTACATTATAAGGTTACACACACAACAAAGCATGAACGATGATGCCATTAACTTAAACATACATGAACGACGGTGTTTACCACAAAAATGGATAAATAATATAAAGATGGTGAGCATTAACTATCATTCGCTACTTATGTGATTGAttatggtttttttttctttctaaatataTGAATACAAGTGAAGTAGGAGAgaaataattttagaaaaaaatatactattaagATGAAAAGTGGAGAAAAAGATGGTGACCATTAACAATCATTCCAACTAATTTATTTACAAAGTATATATTTTATAGTAATTATGTTTAAAGTTCTTTTAAAATTAGGTATTTTTATTTTtcgttcttttaaaaaaaattttaaataatcatttctttaaaattaagaattttaattTTTGGTCTCTCATGCTAAAACCGTCTGTAATTCAATCACTAAATAGAAAATCATTATTAATTCAGTCGTTTAATTTTTGGTCTCTCATGCTAAAACCGTCTTTTAacgaattttttttcaataacgaaagtgaaaatttataattttaaatggaCTTTAAACATATTTATCCATATATTCTATGTATGTATAGTTTcacttttgattttgtttttagaGGAGTCGAAATTGATTCCTCAGACAAAATAATCGAATATCTAACACTCTAATAAAAGTATTTTCGAATTAAATAACTTTGAAAATTCTCAACCTGCTTATAAATCACATTTTTGTTATACTATTTAAGAATCACATAAGCTTAACAAACCATTCCTCAAGTTATTTTCATAACTGCTTAAGAAAGCATGTGCGCCAACCCTCTAATAGTTTAGGAGTATATTGCGTTGCAAATTGTAACGTTAGGTCTATAACATGATAAACCTTCCTCTACCATTTACGGATTAGACGATTAGGTATAGGCAAATGAAAGTGTAATTAGTTGTCATCCACGCTTTATGTTCTCTTTCGATTTAAGAAACACCAACATGCCATGTGCATTAATAATTGCTCCTCCCACAATCAACCAACTCCATTTTTcctttattattattcatttcctAAATAATGAGTGGATCATAATACATAGGAGTAGTTAGTTATAACATAACCAACCTATATTGTCCCATAAAAAGGAATTTGACACgtgaacatttatttatttttcctttttttggaGGTGTAAACATTAAAGCTCTGATGGACGCTCAATAAAAGCTCCATATATGTACACACAATCTCTTAAATATGTGAGGCATAGTTGGATATTTGATTAGTATGTATACTGCATAGAAGAACACCACTCTAGAGTAGAGATGTTTAAACCTTTAAATAGAAGAGATGTGCTACGCATGAAGAAAAGTATAAAATATTAACGGAATAAAGTTGTGTTTGTAACTTATTAAAAATGTTATCACGCATATTACCTAGTGttgtggagattatgtgtcaattttttttctctcttacattatttattttaataatggaaaaagagaaaaaaatattcacacataatctccaccatttattttaaaatttaatggttctgattcattctcacattcttataggggacgactcaggtgagaacacttggttattatgagaaatgagaacaatgaatcacgaccattaaattttgattttgttgattttaatggattggattggtttctctttctagaataaagagaaaccaatccaatccattaaaatcaacaaaatcaaaatttaatggtcgtgattcattgttctcatttctcatttctcattgttctcacctgagtcgtcccctatatatatatatatatatatatatatatatatatatatatatatatatatagcatatcatATGATCTTGTCTTTGGTGCCATAGATTGGGACTTTCATTTGCTGCAGCTGCAATCAAATGAAATGCTCCAGATTTCTTGTAAAGAGTACCATTATTTTTACCACGAGCAACTTTTATTGCACCTTTTGAAATCTTCCAATGATCTCCATCGAAGATTTTTGCGTAGCCATCACTGGCCAACTGGCTTACTGAGATTAAGTTCTTCGTCAGGTCAGGAATTCGCCTGACATTCTTTAGCTCCCAAATAGACTCGTTTAACTTGATATTCGCTACACCTTTTCCCACAATCTCACAAGATTGTTCATTACTAAGTTAAACTTTACCGAGGTTCCTAGGGACATAATTTTCGAAGAACTGTTAATGTGAAGTTGCGTGAAAGGATACTTTAGAGCCTAACACCCAAGACTCTACCTTGCTCTCCCAAGAACATATCAACAcatcacccccccccccccccccgaggtTGAAGCAATGGTTTCTTCATCTTTCGTCTCCAGATTCTTCGGAGCACTTATGAACTGATTTTTGCAGTGTCTGGACTTCCTGCAATTCTAACACTCGATAGTCTTCAAGTTGTTAGAAGTATTATGATTTCCAGACTATGATCGTCTCACCTTTGATTTGATGCGTTCGCTTTTTCTGGTTGAACTTCTACCTCTTGACTTTGTATGCAATACTGAAGAGGTTGATGATTTGCCCGACTCACTCTGTCGGATCTCTTCTTTGAGAACCAAATCACAGACATCATCAAATTTCAAATTGTTGCTTCCCGATGAAACTGTAGCATTCCAAATTTCTGGCAGGGAAGACAAGAGTATCAAAGCCCgtacttcttcatcaaaattgATTCCAGGTTAACTCAATTAGGTTGTAATATTG
Encoded proteins:
- the LOC131657542 gene encoding uncharacterized protein LOC131657542, which codes for MVGVFRRSASFPNKNPNRPSQKPSISHHIRSISLPCRSHPLISQIKDEINGLKSWTNSATKLTSKSLSNGLTLLKQTHETFQDILQLPQTQDSLRFHPVWVEKLLEYSLRFVDAYGMFQTSILSLKEEHSSVQIAIRKRDESKLVLYLKSKKKLSKEIEKLASGIQCVNFGVKQQQLNVPVCSSSTELLSIADSVELGGVIEDVMSLTVSVSVAVFNSVAMSFGSRRFSWVKMVRKGGSYKECEGIEEIEKQLNEVENIGNLKKKGEEEVRTVLKRMRDLEECICGVESDSDKVFRALINSRVLLLNTLTLSH